One Deltaproteobacteria bacterium DNA segment encodes these proteins:
- a CDS encoding response regulator, whose amino-acid sequence MAPSWTQYRKEGKLSEDAQLKKLGLLVVDDEAEIVGSLGEMFAEHFELHRCTSGREALEVFKEHSPKIILSDQRMPEMSGLELFKELKEIDPSTVRILVTGYSDINVVIEALNEGLIWKYVTKPWDHEEFRQLVLQSARHYLKENGLPEDQFALKGFMGF is encoded by the coding sequence ATGGCACCGAGCTGGACGCAGTATCGCAAGGAAGGAAAGCTCTCCGAGGACGCGCAGCTGAAGAAGCTGGGTCTGCTGGTCGTCGACGACGAGGCGGAGATCGTCGGCTCGCTGGGCGAGATGTTCGCCGAGCACTTCGAGCTCCACCGCTGCACCTCGGGGCGCGAGGCCCTGGAGGTCTTCAAGGAGCACTCGCCGAAGATCATCCTCTCGGATCAGCGGATGCCCGAGATGAGCGGCCTCGAGCTCTTCAAGGAGCTCAAGGAGATCGATCCGTCGACGGTGCGGATCCTGGTCACCGGTTACAGCGACATCAACGTGGTGATCGAGGCGCTGAACGAGGGCCTGATCTGGAAGTACGTGACCAAGCCCTGGGACCACGAGGAGTTCCGCCAGCTGGTGCTGCAGAGCGCGCGGCACTACCTGAAGGAGAATGGCCTCCCCGAGGATCAGTTCGCGCTCAAGGGCTTCATGGGCTTCTGA
- a CDS encoding tryptophanase, which yields MPAYIPFRAKVVEPIRLLPREERSQKIEAAGLNLFNLKAEDVYVDLLTDSGTGAISAAQLSAMMLGDESYAGSRSFLKMQESFTELTGVPYLIPSHQGRGAEKVLNSVLIQKNAIVPGNSHFDTTKAHIEFAGGRCVDCTIAASKDSQAQHPFKGNLDLSLLEQTIEKYGARHVAYVLITVTCNSGGGQPVSMENIRAVSELAHGRSIPVFFDAARFAENAYFIKEREEGYADKSVKAIVAEMFSHVDGCTMSSKKDAIVPMGGLIGVRDQGLYERLKTPTILFEGFFTYGGMSGLAMEGLAQGLREVVEEDYLAHRIGQVRQLGQWLVEAGIPIVEPVGGHAVFIDGRLLFPQVPEDQFPAQLLCVEMYREGGVRPVEVGSNLIGRDPDTGENIRPALDLCRLAIPRRVYFKEHLEHVVETAKRVAELHHGRDRGLVFLEEAPGIRHFASTFKAL from the coding sequence ATGCCCGCGTACATCCCCTTCCGCGCCAAGGTCGTGGAGCCCATCCGCCTGCTGCCCCGTGAGGAGCGCAGCCAGAAGATCGAGGCCGCGGGCCTCAACCTCTTCAACCTCAAGGCCGAGGACGTCTACGTCGACCTGCTCACCGACAGCGGCACCGGCGCCATCAGCGCGGCGCAGCTCTCGGCGATGATGCTCGGCGACGAGTCCTACGCCGGCTCGCGCTCCTTCCTGAAGATGCAGGAGAGCTTCACCGAGCTGACCGGCGTGCCCTACCTCATCCCCTCGCACCAGGGGCGGGGCGCCGAGAAGGTGCTCAACTCGGTGCTGATCCAGAAGAACGCGATCGTGCCGGGCAACTCGCACTTCGACACCACCAAGGCCCACATCGAGTTCGCCGGCGGCCGCTGCGTCGACTGCACCATCGCCGCGAGCAAGGACAGCCAGGCGCAGCACCCCTTCAAGGGAAACCTCGACCTCTCCCTGCTCGAGCAGACGATCGAGAAGTACGGCGCGCGCCACGTCGCCTACGTGCTGATCACCGTCACCTGCAACTCGGGCGGCGGCCAGCCGGTCTCGATGGAGAACATCCGGGCGGTGAGCGAGCTGGCCCACGGCAGGTCGATCCCGGTCTTCTTCGACGCCGCGCGCTTCGCCGAGAACGCCTACTTCATCAAGGAGCGGGAGGAGGGCTACGCCGACAAGAGCGTCAAGGCGATCGTCGCGGAGATGTTCTCCCACGTCGACGGCTGCACCATGAGCTCGAAGAAGGACGCCATCGTGCCGATGGGCGGCCTCATCGGCGTCCGCGACCAGGGCCTCTACGAGCGCCTGAAGACCCCGACCATCCTCTTCGAGGGCTTCTTCACCTACGGCGGCATGAGCGGCCTGGCCATGGAGGGCCTCGCCCAGGGCCTGCGCGAGGTGGTCGAGGAGGACTACCTCGCCCACCGCATCGGGCAGGTGCGGCAGCTGGGGCAGTGGCTGGTCGAGGCGGGCATCCCCATCGTCGAGCCGGTGGGCGGCCACGCGGTCTTCATCGACGGCCGCCTCCTCTTCCCGCAGGTGCCCGAGGATCAGTTCCCGGCGCAGCTGCTCTGCGTCGAGATGTACCGCGAGGGCGGCGTGCGGCCGGTCGAGGTCGGCTCGAACCTGATCGGCCGGGATCCCGACACGGGCGAGAACATCCGGCCGGCGCTGGATCTCTGCCGCCTGGCGATCCCGCGAAGGGTCTACTTCAAGGAGCACCTCGAGCACGTCGTCGAGACGGCGAAGCGCGTCGCCGAGCTCCACCACGGACGGGACCGGGGCCTGGTCTTCCTCGAGGAGGCCCCCGGCATCCGTCACTTCGCTTCGACCTTCAAGGCACTCTAG
- a CDS encoding efflux RND transporter periplasmic adaptor subunit has translation MTFLKVLGAVGALSLVIALGAVPLGQRDAHALEHAHGSSPVTWTCSMHPQVSEDAPGECWICGMDLVPQGKDGDGDGDAVEKRTTKTVHVCPMHPQIVEEEAGTCSICGMDLVEKEIEVEGEPEDPAPPAREILYWVAPMDPNYRSDSPGKSPMGMDLVPVYAGAEKTAGLVEIDPVVVQNMGVRIATARRMTLTRSVRTVGQVIPAEDRLSVVNLRFSGWIEKIFVDETGGKIAAGDPLFAVYSPELLAAQDELLVALRTSGPASGLARAARRRLELLGLRGWQIDMIVKEGKSRPTLTVPAPRDGHVLHKNVLEGAHVKAGTDLYRIADLSTVWVEAEVYEHAAGLIEVGAKVELQLTFQPGEVRTGEVAYVYPTLNERTRTLRVRIELSNEDLSLKPGGFATVSIATPGQPETVVVPTEAVIHSGRRELVFVALSLGRYEARTVRTGLSGDGYQTEILEGLREGERVVVSGQFLLDSESQLKEAVQKMLAARLHARSPEGQVQGIADDDGSKSGGGGYWTCGMHPEVVQEEPGTCPICGMDLTFEEN, from the coding sequence ATGACGTTCCTCAAGGTCCTCGGCGCCGTGGGTGCCCTCTCGCTGGTGATCGCTCTTGGTGCTGTCCCCCTCGGTCAGCGTGACGCGCACGCGCTCGAGCACGCGCACGGAAGTTCCCCGGTCACCTGGACCTGCTCGATGCACCCCCAGGTCTCCGAGGACGCGCCGGGGGAGTGCTGGATCTGTGGGATGGACCTGGTGCCCCAGGGAAAAGACGGTGACGGTGACGGGGACGCCGTCGAGAAGCGGACCACCAAGACGGTTCATGTGTGTCCGATGCATCCGCAGATCGTGGAGGAGGAGGCGGGCACCTGCTCCATCTGCGGGATGGACCTGGTCGAGAAGGAGATCGAGGTCGAGGGAGAGCCCGAGGATCCGGCGCCGCCGGCCCGGGAGATCCTCTACTGGGTCGCCCCGATGGACCCGAATTACCGCTCGGACTCGCCGGGCAAGTCCCCCATGGGCATGGACCTGGTCCCGGTCTACGCCGGCGCCGAGAAGACGGCCGGCCTGGTCGAGATCGATCCGGTGGTGGTGCAGAACATGGGCGTGCGGATCGCCACCGCCCGGCGGATGACCCTCACCCGCTCGGTGCGCACGGTCGGCCAGGTGATCCCCGCCGAGGACCGCCTCTCGGTGGTGAACCTGCGCTTCTCGGGCTGGATCGAGAAGATCTTCGTCGATGAGACCGGGGGGAAGATCGCCGCCGGCGATCCCCTCTTCGCCGTCTACAGCCCGGAGCTGCTCGCGGCGCAGGACGAGCTGCTGGTGGCCCTGCGCACCTCCGGGCCCGCCTCGGGCCTGGCGCGGGCGGCGCGGCGGCGCCTCGAGCTGCTGGGGCTGCGCGGCTGGCAGATCGACATGATCGTGAAGGAGGGCAAGAGCCGGCCCACCCTCACCGTGCCCGCGCCCCGGGACGGCCACGTCCTCCACAAGAACGTCCTCGAGGGCGCCCACGTGAAGGCCGGCACCGACCTCTACCGGATCGCCGACCTCTCGACGGTCTGGGTCGAGGCCGAGGTCTACGAGCACGCCGCCGGGCTGATCGAGGTGGGCGCGAAGGTGGAGCTGCAGCTCACCTTCCAGCCCGGCGAGGTCCGCACCGGCGAGGTGGCCTACGTCTACCCCACCCTGAACGAGCGCACCCGGACCCTGCGGGTGCGCATCGAGCTGTCCAACGAGGACCTCTCCCTCAAGCCCGGCGGCTTCGCCACGGTCTCCATCGCCACCCCCGGTCAGCCGGAGACGGTGGTGGTGCCCACCGAGGCGGTGATCCACTCCGGCCGGCGCGAGCTGGTCTTCGTCGCCCTCTCCCTGGGCCGCTACGAGGCGCGCACTGTGCGCACCGGCCTCTCGGGGGACGGCTACCAGACCGAGATCCTCGAGGGCCTGCGCGAGGGCGAGCGGGTCGTGGTCAGCGGGCAGTTCCTCCTCGACTCCGAGAGCCAGCTCAAGGAGGCGGTCCAGAAGATGCTGGCCGCCCGCCTCCACGCCCGCTCCCCGGAAGGCCAGGTGCAGGGCATCGCCGACGATGACGGCTCGAAGAGCGGCGGAGGCGGCTACTGGACCTGCGGGATGCACCCCGAGGTGGTCCAGGAGGAGCCGGGCACCTGCCCGATCTGCGGTATGGACCTGACCTTCGAAGAGAACTGA
- a CDS encoding ATP-binding protein gives MRESELHRELSISARVLEASLALGQAVSTELQMESLCDLVVEHLQEVFQAVSVALLFLDEESGELHEKRVRGPRRDWRALVEGKAEEMAFHSQRLVAESKVKGVVVLTWSPESGRPTAEDTRMVEVLGAQVAAAIDNAWLYGRIHQLNESLEEKVRERTHELEQAQLQLVQSEKMASLGQLTAGIAHEINNPLAYVINNVALAKERAALLERYGEILRTQLELARTRDPADRLARVKALAYPLQEDRRWREDVTAFRSELEALEASDPAAAAALGEEFLQYLRLCHEESAGVGKERKGVVGLLERGHQGLERVKQIVLDLRSFSRLDEAQYQEVELDSSIAGTLSIVEHLAKDRQVRLVQERGLGGPYACFPAKLNQVVLNLVTNALQATPPGGTVTVRTSDAGEGPLIEVQDTGKGIPPEALTKIFDPFFTTKPVGQGTGLGLSISYKIIEEHGGTIRVTSKIGEGTRFSVQLPARAGASAEQR, from the coding sequence ATGCGCGAGTCCGAGCTGCACCGGGAGCTCTCCATCAGCGCCCGGGTGCTCGAGGCCTCCCTGGCGCTCGGGCAGGCCGTCTCCACCGAGCTGCAGATGGAGTCCCTCTGCGACCTGGTGGTCGAGCACCTGCAGGAGGTCTTCCAGGCGGTGAGCGTGGCCCTCCTCTTCCTCGACGAGGAGAGCGGCGAGCTGCACGAGAAGCGGGTCCGCGGACCCCGCCGCGACTGGCGGGCCCTGGTGGAGGGGAAGGCCGAGGAGATGGCCTTCCACTCCCAGCGCCTGGTCGCCGAGAGCAAGGTGAAGGGCGTGGTGGTGCTCACCTGGAGCCCCGAGAGCGGCCGCCCCACCGCGGAGGACACCCGGATGGTCGAGGTCCTCGGCGCCCAGGTGGCGGCGGCCATCGACAACGCCTGGCTCTACGGGCGGATCCACCAGCTCAACGAGAGCCTGGAGGAGAAGGTCCGGGAGCGGACCCACGAGCTCGAGCAGGCCCAGCTCCAGCTGGTGCAGTCCGAGAAGATGGCCTCCCTCGGCCAGCTCACCGCCGGCATCGCCCACGAGATCAACAACCCCCTGGCCTACGTGATCAACAACGTGGCCCTGGCGAAGGAGCGCGCCGCCCTCCTCGAGCGCTACGGAGAGATCCTGCGCACCCAGCTCGAGCTGGCCCGCACGCGCGACCCCGCCGACCGCCTCGCGCGGGTCAAGGCGCTCGCCTACCCTCTGCAAGAGGACCGGCGCTGGCGCGAGGACGTCACCGCCTTTCGCTCGGAGCTCGAGGCGCTGGAGGCGAGCGATCCGGCGGCCGCGGCGGCGCTGGGCGAGGAGTTCCTCCAGTACCTGCGGCTCTGCCACGAGGAGTCCGCCGGCGTGGGCAAGGAGAGGAAGGGCGTGGTGGGCCTCCTGGAGCGCGGCCACCAGGGCCTCGAGCGGGTCAAGCAGATCGTCCTCGACCTGCGCAGCTTCTCCCGCCTCGACGAGGCCCAGTACCAGGAGGTCGAGCTCGACAGCTCCATCGCCGGCACCCTCTCGATCGTCGAGCACCTGGCCAAGGACCGGCAGGTGCGGCTGGTGCAGGAGCGGGGCCTCGGCGGGCCCTACGCCTGCTTCCCGGCCAAGCTCAACCAGGTGGTGCTCAACCTGGTGACCAACGCCCTGCAGGCCACGCCCCCCGGGGGCACGGTGACCGTGCGCACCTCGGACGCCGGCGAGGGGCCCCTCATCGAGGTGCAGGACACGGGCAAGGGCATCCCCCCCGAGGCCCTCACCAAGATCTTCGACCCCTTCTTCACCACCAAGCCCGTGGGTCAGGGGACCGGCCTCGGGCTCTCCATCAGCTACAAGATCATCGAGGAGCACGGCGGGACCATTCGCGTGACGAGCAAGATCGGCGAAGGTACCCGCTTCTCGGTCCAGCTGCCGGCCCGGGCCGGCGCTTCGGCAGAACAGAGGTGA
- a CDS encoding CusA/CzcA family heavy metal efflux RND transporter, translating into MVTKLIEACIRNRLFVLIVAAAVSFGGAWALMRTPVDAIPDLSDVQVIVYTEYSGQAPQVVEDQVTYPLTTAMLAVPHAKTVRGYSFFGFSMVYVIFEDGTDLYWARSRVLEYLNFARGRLPAGLSPQLGPDATGVGWIYEYTLSDFSPRTGVLKAQLDADGNGMVDEAELPAIPAAELAAADREQRAAVYPEKTLLELFAVAEHPGIGSTLAFAEESVRYLKKGFDEDRDEGISKQELYLAANFAGIDLANLRSLQDWYLRYELMAIPGVSEVASAGGYVRQYQIEVDPEKLRAHGLTLGKIKQAVQRSNLDVGGRLVELGETEFMVRGKGYISSLDDLKVVPVGMDPATHTPIYLSQVADIHLGPELRRGIMEMNGQGEVVSGIVLVRFGENALEVIERVKTRMAELEPGLPAGVEVHVSYDRSALIHRAVDTLTTKLLEEMLVVALICILFLLHFRSAFVAIITLPVGILMSFIVMNLLGISANIMSLGGIAIAIGVMVDASVVMVENLHKHKERNDGRSHLQTVIDASVEVGPALFFSLLIVTVSFLPVFALEAQEGRMFRPLAYTKTFAMASSAIVAVTLIPVLMVFFVRGKIRTEAQNPISRFFIAAYRPIIRAVLRFPAATIAISLLLLGLTLWPYSRLGSEFMPPLNEGDILYMPTTPPGISITKAKELLQQTDKLIATHPQVAHVLGKIGRAETATDPAPLSMIETTILLTPKETWPEGKTIEDIAAELDQRVKIPGLTNAWTMPIKTRIDMLATGIKTPVGVKLLGDDLTQLSAIGTEIEGLLRGLPDTRSVYSERVVGGNYLDVDIDREKAARFGLTVADVQEVVASAIGGMNVTYTVEGLERYPVNLRYPRELRSDLSALRELAVPTPMGHAVPLGSVATLSTRKGPPAIKSENARRTAWIFVDLKTSDVGGYVKEARELVRKEIDLPDGVSIQWSGQFEYMEHAKETLSGVIPLTLAIIFLLLYLHFRSITESLIVMATLPFALIGGIWLMWLLDFNLSVAVGVGFIALAGLAAETGVVMLVYLDEAFTRWKREGRLKTLADLSGPILEGAVDRVRPKLMTVATTLIGLLPVMFGTETGTRVMKRIAAPMVGGLVSSTILTLIILPAIYLLWKRLTERKELS; encoded by the coding sequence ATGGTAACCAAGCTCATCGAGGCCTGCATCCGAAACCGCCTCTTCGTCCTCATCGTCGCCGCCGCGGTCTCCTTCGGCGGCGCCTGGGCGCTCATGAGGACGCCGGTGGACGCGATCCCCGACCTCTCGGACGTCCAGGTGATCGTCTACACCGAGTACTCCGGCCAGGCCCCGCAGGTGGTCGAGGATCAGGTCACCTATCCCCTGACCACCGCCATGCTGGCCGTGCCCCACGCCAAGACCGTGCGGGGCTACTCCTTCTTCGGCTTCTCGATGGTCTACGTGATCTTCGAGGACGGCACCGATCTCTACTGGGCTCGCTCGCGGGTCCTCGAGTACCTGAACTTCGCCCGGGGCCGCCTGCCCGCCGGCCTCTCGCCCCAGCTCGGCCCCGACGCCACCGGCGTGGGCTGGATCTACGAGTACACCCTCTCCGACTTCAGCCCCCGGACCGGGGTGCTCAAGGCGCAGCTCGACGCCGACGGCAACGGGATGGTCGATGAGGCCGAGCTGCCGGCGATCCCCGCCGCCGAGCTCGCCGCGGCCGACCGCGAGCAGCGCGCGGCGGTCTATCCCGAGAAGACCCTGCTGGAGCTCTTCGCCGTCGCGGAGCATCCGGGGATCGGCAGCACCCTGGCCTTCGCCGAGGAGTCGGTGCGCTACCTGAAGAAGGGCTTCGACGAGGACCGCGACGAGGGCATCTCGAAGCAGGAGCTCTACCTGGCGGCGAACTTCGCCGGCATCGATCTGGCCAACCTGCGCAGCCTGCAGGACTGGTACCTGCGCTACGAGCTGATGGCGATCCCGGGCGTCTCCGAGGTCGCCAGCGCCGGCGGCTACGTGCGGCAGTACCAGATCGAGGTCGACCCGGAGAAGCTGCGCGCGCACGGGCTCACCCTGGGCAAGATCAAGCAGGCCGTGCAGCGCTCGAACCTCGACGTGGGCGGCCGCCTGGTCGAGCTGGGCGAGACCGAGTTCATGGTGCGGGGCAAGGGCTACATCTCCAGCCTGGACGACCTGAAGGTGGTCCCGGTGGGGATGGACCCGGCGACCCACACGCCGATCTACCTCTCGCAGGTCGCCGACATCCACCTGGGTCCCGAGCTGCGCCGCGGCATCATGGAGATGAACGGCCAGGGCGAGGTCGTCAGCGGCATCGTGCTGGTGCGCTTCGGTGAGAACGCCCTCGAGGTCATCGAGCGGGTGAAGACCCGGATGGCCGAGCTGGAGCCCGGCCTGCCGGCGGGCGTCGAGGTCCACGTCTCCTACGATCGCTCGGCCCTGATCCACCGCGCCGTCGACACCCTCACGACGAAGCTGCTCGAGGAGATGCTGGTGGTGGCCCTCATCTGCATCCTCTTCCTCCTGCACTTCCGCTCGGCCTTCGTCGCGATCATCACCCTGCCGGTGGGCATCCTGATGAGCTTCATCGTGATGAACCTGCTGGGGATCAGCGCCAACATCATGAGCCTGGGAGGCATCGCCATCGCCATCGGGGTGATGGTCGACGCCTCGGTGGTGATGGTGGAGAACCTCCACAAGCACAAGGAGAGGAACGACGGCCGCAGCCACCTGCAGACCGTGATCGACGCCAGCGTCGAGGTGGGCCCGGCCCTCTTCTTCTCCCTGCTCATCGTCACGGTGAGCTTCCTGCCGGTCTTCGCCCTCGAGGCGCAGGAAGGAAGGATGTTCCGGCCCCTGGCCTACACCAAGACCTTCGCCATGGCCTCCTCGGCCATCGTGGCGGTGACCCTGATCCCCGTGCTGATGGTCTTCTTCGTGCGCGGGAAGATCCGCACCGAGGCGCAGAACCCCATCTCCCGCTTCTTCATCGCCGCCTACCGGCCGATCATCCGCGCGGTCCTGCGCTTCCCCGCGGCGACGATCGCGATCTCCCTCCTGCTGCTCGGCCTCACCCTCTGGCCCTACTCGAGGCTGGGCTCGGAGTTCATGCCGCCGCTGAACGAGGGCGACATCCTCTACATGCCCACCACGCCGCCGGGGATCTCGATCACCAAGGCGAAGGAGTTGCTGCAGCAGACCGACAAGCTGATCGCGACCCACCCCCAGGTCGCCCACGTCCTGGGCAAGATCGGCCGCGCCGAGACCGCCACCGATCCGGCGCCCCTCTCGATGATCGAGACCACGATCCTCCTGACGCCGAAGGAGACCTGGCCCGAGGGCAAGACCATCGAGGACATCGCCGCCGAGTTGGATCAGCGGGTGAAGATCCCGGGCCTGACCAACGCCTGGACCATGCCGATCAAGACCCGGATCGACATGCTGGCCACGGGCATCAAGACGCCGGTGGGCGTGAAGCTGCTCGGCGACGACCTGACCCAGCTCTCCGCCATCGGCACCGAGATCGAGGGGCTCCTGCGGGGCCTGCCCGACACCCGCAGCGTCTACTCGGAGCGGGTGGTCGGCGGGAACTACCTCGACGTCGACATCGACCGAGAGAAGGCGGCTCGCTTCGGCCTCACCGTCGCCGACGTGCAGGAGGTCGTCGCCTCGGCCATCGGCGGGATGAACGTCACCTACACCGTCGAGGGCCTCGAGCGATACCCGGTGAACCTGCGCTACCCCCGAGAGCTGCGCAGCGACCTCTCGGCCCTGCGCGAGCTGGCCGTGCCCACCCCGATGGGGCACGCCGTCCCCCTGGGCTCGGTCGCGACCCTCTCCACCCGGAAGGGGCCGCCGGCGATCAAGAGCGAGAATGCCCGGCGCACCGCCTGGATCTTCGTCGATCTGAAGACCTCGGACGTCGGCGGCTACGTGAAGGAGGCCCGGGAGCTCGTCCGCAAGGAGATCGATCTCCCCGACGGGGTCTCGATCCAGTGGTCGGGGCAGTTCGAGTACATGGAGCACGCGAAGGAGACCCTCTCCGGGGTCATCCCCCTCACCCTCGCGATCATCTTCCTCTTGCTCTACCTGCACTTCCGCTCGATCACCGAGTCGCTGATCGTCATGGCCACCCTGCCCTTCGCGCTGATCGGCGGCATCTGGCTGATGTGGCTGCTGGACTTCAACCTCTCGGTCGCCGTCGGGGTCGGCTTCATCGCCCTGGCCGGCCTCGCCGCCGAGACCGGGGTGGTCATGCTGGTCTACCTCGACGAGGCCTTCACCCGCTGGAAGCGCGAGGGGCGCCTGAAGACCCTGGCCGATCTCTCCGGCCCCATCCTCGAGGGCGCCGTCGACCGGGTCCGCCCCAAGCTGATGACCGTCGCCACCACCCTCATCGGCCTCTTGCCGGTGATGTTCGGCACCGAGACCGGCACCCGGGTGATGAAGCGCATCGCCGCCCCCATGGTGGGCGGCCTCGTCTCCTCCACCATCCTGACCCTGATCATCCTTCCGGCCATCTACCTCCTCTGGAAGCGCCTCACCGAGCGCAAGGAGCTCTCATGA
- a CDS encoding ISL3 family transposase produces the protein MKVVAGACGVGYGRAMRDRDLYARMLGIEAPWKVEDVELDVGGGEVVVHLVHQGKLTCAECGAVAPGYDTRERRWRHLDTMQFRTILAAKVPRTKCETHGVLQMPVPWSEPGSGFTALYEALIIDLLGEMSFSAVTRLTGMSWSQVDGVHERAVRRGLARREARLPKKLGVDETSFQKRHEYVTVVSDDQGQVVHVADGRGRDALDVFCEQFDEEALAKVEVVAMDMHAPYIRSTEDHVPGAKEKIAFDKFHVAKHLGDAVDKVRRKEHRELMAWGDDTLKGTRYDWLKHPKNVSDEAWKGYFAELRQTTLRTARAWGYKEWGMSLWDYQSRGWARRGWQKWYASAIRCRLEPVKRVARTVKAHLAGIITAVVKRVTNARAEGINSVIQKLKGRARGYRNRTRFRNAIYFHLGGLELYPESVRR, from the coding sequence ATGAAGGTGGTCGCGGGAGCCTGCGGGGTCGGCTACGGTCGAGCCATGAGAGACCGAGACCTGTACGCGAGGATGCTGGGAATCGAGGCCCCCTGGAAGGTCGAGGACGTCGAGCTCGACGTCGGCGGTGGGGAGGTCGTGGTGCACCTCGTCCACCAGGGGAAGCTGACCTGCGCCGAGTGTGGCGCGGTAGCCCCTGGCTACGACACCCGCGAGCGTCGATGGCGGCACCTGGACACCATGCAGTTTCGGACGATCCTGGCTGCCAAGGTGCCTCGGACGAAGTGCGAGACCCACGGCGTGCTCCAGATGCCCGTGCCGTGGTCGGAGCCGGGGTCCGGCTTCACCGCGCTCTACGAGGCGCTGATCATCGATCTGCTCGGCGAGATGAGCTTCTCCGCGGTCACCCGGCTGACGGGGATGTCGTGGAGCCAGGTCGACGGGGTCCACGAGCGAGCGGTGCGACGCGGCCTCGCTCGGCGAGAAGCGCGACTGCCCAAGAAGCTCGGCGTCGACGAGACCTCGTTCCAGAAGCGCCACGAGTACGTGACCGTCGTCAGCGACGACCAGGGACAGGTGGTGCACGTCGCCGATGGGCGAGGCCGGGATGCCCTCGACGTCTTCTGCGAGCAGTTCGACGAGGAGGCCCTCGCAAAGGTCGAGGTCGTCGCCATGGACATGCACGCACCGTACATCCGGTCGACCGAGGACCACGTGCCCGGGGCGAAGGAGAAGATCGCCTTCGACAAGTTTCACGTGGCGAAGCACCTGGGCGACGCGGTGGACAAGGTGCGCAGGAAAGAGCACCGAGAGCTGATGGCCTGGGGAGACGACACCCTCAAGGGCACGCGCTACGACTGGCTCAAGCATCCGAAGAACGTGAGCGACGAGGCGTGGAAGGGGTACTTCGCTGAGCTCCGGCAGACGACGCTCCGGACCGCCAGGGCGTGGGGCTACAAGGAGTGGGGAATGTCGCTGTGGGACTACCAGAGCCGGGGCTGGGCACGCCGAGGCTGGCAGAAGTGGTACGCGTCGGCGATCCGATGTCGCCTCGAGCCGGTGAAGAGGGTGGCTCGGACGGTGAAGGCCCACCTCGCCGGGATCATCACCGCAGTCGTGAAGCGAGTGACGAACGCGAGGGCCGAAGGGATCAACTCGGTGATCCAGAAACTGAAGGGACGCGCGAGGGGCTACCGAAACCGGACCCGCTTCCGCAACGCGATCTACTTCCATCTCGGCGGCCTTGAGCTCTACCCAGAGAGCGTCAGGCGGTGA
- a CDS encoding TolC family protein — MRVPLRLLLIVSLLSPLSLARAEAPVEREVLLPEADALARAVLAANPELSALESEVAAARSMAGGAGLWMDPMVGAEYSNMAFARPYPGGHAMSGVQLKLQQTLPFPGKLAARRAAADAKIEVAAASLPERQNLLVGEVRALWVRLGLVRQLRKITRSHIELLAQLTEIASVRAEVGQASPIELQRLTLLGDRLEDDLEDFDRDEALLLARLDALLHRAPGEAVWSLSEYPALPSPPALEALVEEAIARDPTLRRLAAAAASEQAERRAARTERKPDVTAWAGYRFRAPVSGGDPGEDFFSVGASIPLPWLWNDRRHGAREARHAANARSLGARLESRQDQLRGALANAHARLVRAATKATRYREKLVPEAHAVLDATLAVYPTGKVGFESVFQAELQLLEFERTLRRTEAEGWLAQTELETLTAENLRLVETK; from the coding sequence ATGCGCGTCCCCCTTCGACTCCTGCTGATCGTCTCCCTCCTCTCTCCCCTCTCCCTCGCCCGGGCCGAGGCCCCCGTCGAGCGCGAGGTGCTGCTGCCCGAGGCCGATGCCCTCGCCCGCGCGGTGCTCGCGGCCAACCCCGAGCTCTCGGCCCTGGAGAGCGAGGTGGCCGCCGCCCGCTCGATGGCCGGCGGCGCCGGGCTCTGGATGGACCCGATGGTGGGCGCGGAGTACTCGAACATGGCCTTCGCCCGCCCCTACCCCGGCGGCCACGCCATGAGCGGGGTGCAGCTCAAGCTGCAGCAGACCCTCCCCTTCCCCGGCAAGCTCGCCGCCCGGCGCGCCGCCGCGGACGCGAAGATCGAGGTCGCGGCCGCCAGCCTCCCGGAGCGCCAGAACCTCCTGGTGGGTGAGGTGCGCGCCCTCTGGGTGCGCCTCGGGCTCGTCCGGCAGCTGCGGAAGATCACCCGCTCGCACATCGAGCTCCTCGCGCAGCTCACCGAGATCGCCTCGGTGCGCGCGGAGGTCGGGCAGGCCAGCCCGATCGAGCTGCAGCGCCTCACCCTCCTCGGCGACCGCCTCGAGGACGACCTGGAGGACTTCGATCGCGACGAGGCCCTGCTGCTGGCGCGCCTCGATGCCCTCCTCCACCGGGCGCCGGGCGAGGCCGTCTGGTCCCTCTCCGAGTATCCCGCCCTCCCCTCGCCTCCGGCCCTGGAGGCGCTGGTCGAGGAGGCGATCGCGCGCGACCCCACCCTGCGGCGCCTGGCGGCCGCCGCCGCTTCCGAGCAGGCCGAGCGCCGGGCGGCGAGGACCGAGCGCAAGCCGGACGTGACCGCCTGGGCGGGCTACCGCTTCCGCGCTCCGGTCAGCGGCGGCGACCCCGGCGAGGATTTCTTCTCGGTGGGCGCCTCGATACCCCTGCCCTGGCTCTGGAACGATCGCCGGCACGGCGCCCGCGAGGCCCGGCACGCCGCGAACGCCCGGAGCCTCGGCGCGCGGCTCGAGAGCCGGCAGGACCAGCTGCGGGGCGCCCTGGCGAACGCCCACGCCCGCCTGGTGCGTGCCGCGACCAAGGCCACGCGCTACCGCGAGAAGCTGGTGCCCGAGGCCCACGCGGTCCTCGACGCCACCCTCGCCGTCTACCCCACCGGGAAGGTCGGCTTCGAGTCGGTCTTCCAGGCCGAGCTCCAGCTCCTCGAGTTCGAGCGCACCCTGCGCCGCACCGAGGCCGAGGGCTGGCTGGCCCAGACCGAGCTCGAGACCCTCACCGCCGAGAACCTCCGGCTCGTGGAGACGAAGTGA